One segment of Leptodactylus fuscus isolate aLepFus1 chromosome 7, aLepFus1.hap2, whole genome shotgun sequence DNA contains the following:
- the LOC142212956 gene encoding olfactory receptor 12D1-like yields the protein MNMVNSTSVTDFVLAGLGIHEDLRVIVFLIILLFYIVALVANLSIMLISIFDLTLHTPMYFFLYNLAFLDIFYSSVVVPKMLTDLMSQKKMIPFYGCMLQVHFFHFLGSTEVVLFSAMSYDRYVAIAHPLRYSTIMSYKVCIGLSLSSWVIGFSHASVHSIMTAKLPYCGPNVVKHFFCDVKPLLDLACTDVSLNYKLLVRVTGTLATTTLMLTVLSYVFISKFLTKIKTLQGRMRALSTCSAHFTVVTLQYGTAIFTYMRPSTEGSLDQDRAAAIMFSVITPALNPIIYTLRNKDMKKAFKKLLKSSL from the coding sequence ATGAACATGGTCAATTCCACCTCAGTAACTGACTTTGTCTTGGCTGGTCTGGGAATTCATGAAGATCTTCGAGTGATTGTTTTCTTAATTATTCTGCTTTTTTACATAGTAGCCTTAGTAGCAAATCTGTCTATTATGCTTATCTCTATTTTTGATCTCACTCTCCATACACCCATGTATTTCTTCTTGTACAACTTGGCTTTCCTTGACATTTTTTACTCATCGGTGGTTGTCCCCAAGATGCTGACAGATCTTATGTCACAGAAGAAGATGATCCCATTTTATGGTTGTATGCTACAAGTCCATTTCTTCCATTTCTTGGGTAGTACAGAAGTTGTACTATTTTCCGCcatgtcctatgacagatatgttGCTATTGCACATCCTTTGAGATACTCAACCATTATGAGTTACAAGGTCTGTATTGGTTTATCTTTGTCGTCTTGGGTTATTGGATTTTCTCATGCATCggtccacagtataatgactgcAAAACTCCCTTATTGTGGACCGAATGTAGTCAAACATTTCTTCTGCGATGTCAAACCATTGCTTGACTTGGCCTGTACAGATGTCTCGCTGAATTACAAGCTCCTTGTTAGAGTGACTGGAACTCTCGCTACGACGACGTTAATGTTGACTGTCCTTTCCTACGTCTTCATTAGTAAATTTCTTACAAAAATAAAGACCTTGCAGGGACGAATGCGCGCATTGTCTACATGTAGTGCCCATTTTACTGTGGTGACTCTCCAGTATGGGACAGCCATATTTACCTACATGCGTCCATCTACAGAGGGTTCTCTAGATCAAGACAGAGCAGCTGCCATTATGTTCTCCGTTATAACCCCGGCCTTAAACCCAATAATTTATACATTACGGAACAAAGACATGAAGAAAGCTTTCAAGAAATTATTAAAATCATCTCTATAA